From the genome of Mixophyes fleayi isolate aMixFle1 chromosome 2, aMixFle1.hap1, whole genome shotgun sequence, one region includes:
- the TMEM120A gene encoding transmembrane protein 120A encodes MTSEAKRDYLREWEELQQHYNDIQEAHRSYRLKLEELTKIQTQCSSSISRQKKKLRDLSVGLKKIKGTQENEEHQIKDIQENIKLREKTFFEMESFLPKENGLYLSLVLGNVNVTLLSKQSKFAYKDEYEKFKLYLTMILMVLSFICRFILNSRVADAVFNFLLVWYYCTLTIRESILINNGSRIKGWWVLNHYISTFLSGVMLTWPDGLMYQMFRNQFLSFSMYQSFVQFLQYYYQSGCLYRLRALGERHNMDLTVEGFQSWMWRGLTFLLPFLFFGQFWQLYNAITLFQLTRLPECKEWQVIMCGLPFLVHFMGNFFTTLRVVHQKFQKQNEEQKDK; translated from the exons ATGACCTCCGAGGCGAAGCGTGACTATTTGCGGGAGTGGGAAGAACTGCAGCAGCATTACAACGACATCCAG GAAGCCCATCGCTCATACAGGCTGAAGTTGGAGGAATTAACAAAAATTCAGACACAGTGTTCCAGTTCCATTTCTCGGCAAAAGAAAAAGCTAAGAGACCTGTCGGTAGGGCTGAAGAA GATTAAGGGCACACAGGAAAATGAGGAACACCAAATTAAAGACATACAAGAAAATATTAAACTACGAGAGAAGACATTTTTTGAAATGGAGTCTTTTCTACCCAAGGAAAATGG ATTGTACCTAAGCCTGGTATTGGGGAATGTGAATGTGACGCTCCTGAGCAAGCAGTCTAA GTTTGCTTACAAAGATGAGTATGAGAAATTCAAGCTGTACCTCACCATGATCCTCATGGTCTTATCATTTATATGTCGATTTATTCTGAACTCCAG GGTGGCAGATGCTGTGTTTAACTTCTTACTGGTTTGGTATTACTGCACTCTAACAATCCGTGAAAGCATTTTAATTAACAATGGCTCCAG AATTAAAGGCTGGTGGGTTCTGAACCATTATATTTCCACCTTCCTCTCGGGTGTCATGTTGACTTG GCCAGATGGATTAATGTACCAGATGTTTAGAAACCAATTCCTTTCTTTCTCCATGTACCAAA GTTTTGTACAGTTTCTGCAGTACTATTATCAAAGTGGCTGTTTGTACCGATTGCGAGCTCTTGGGGAGAGACATAACATGGATTTGACTGTGG AGGGATTTCAATCCTGGATGTGGAGGGGATTGACATTTCTTTTACCATTCCTCTTCTTTGGCCag TTCTGGCAACTCTATAATGCAATCACACTCTTCCAGCTAACCAGGCTTCCAGAGTGCAAGGAATGGCAG GTAATAATGTGTGGCCTTCCATTCCTTGTTCACTTCATGGGAAACTTCTTTACTACCCTCCGAGTCGTCCACCAGAAATTTCAGAAACAGAATGAGGAACAGAAGGACAAGTAA